A stretch of the Lactuca sativa cultivar Salinas chromosome 9, Lsat_Salinas_v11, whole genome shotgun sequence genome encodes the following:
- the LOC111911175 gene encoding 30S ribosomal protein 3, chloroplastic, which produces MLSSLGMICSCSYKPSTPTSFHGDSLPSNPHTFNFNLPKLSAHPKLIHGSTTFRNRAPAIAAVSETIATETPLESEKLGVVVKPMEKPRLVLKFIWMEKNIGLALDQVIPGYGSIPVSPYYFWPRKDAWEELKVMLESKPWISQKQVIILLNQATDIINLWQQSGGDIQ; this is translated from the exons ATGTTATCGTCATTAGGGATGATATGCAGTTGCTCTTACAAACCCTCTACTCCAACAAGTTTCCATGGTGACTCACTCCCTTCCAACCCCCACACCTTTAATTTCAACCTACCCAAGCTCTCTGCTCACCCTAAACTTATCCATGGTTCCACAACATTTCGGAACCGTGCTCCTGCTATAGCGGCGGTATCGGAAACAATTGCAACAGAAACACCCCTAGAATCTGAG AAGCTGGGAGTGGTTGTGAAGCCGATGGAGAAACCAAGGTTAGTGTTGAAGTTCATCTGGATGGAGAAAAACATCGGTTTAGCACTAGACCAAGTGATTCCAGGATACGGGAGTATTCCAGTAAGTCCTTACTATTTTTGGCCAAGGAAAGATGCTTGGGAAGAGCTTAAAGTGATGCTCGAGAGTAAGCCATGGATTTCTCAAAAGCAGGTGATTATTCTTCTTAATCAAGCTACTGATATCATTAACTTGTGGCAGCAGAGTGGTGGTGATATACAGTAA
- the LOC111911173 gene encoding NADPH-dependent diflavin oxidoreductase 1, with translation MEKSRSLLILYATETGNALDAAERLGREAEKRGCPIRILSLDEFDPSSLPCEEYVIFVVSTTGQGDTPNSMKAFWTFLLQRSLNRQWLEKTNYTVFGLGDSGYQKYNFVAKKLDKRLADLGGTTILERGLGDDQHPSGYEGSLDPWMSSLWAMLYNKNPKFFPKGLNISVSDMKMLGQPKVEITYLDSNAVHSQPSAQIDLKLLEKDIVRCRSMLSAKKSNDKSKPDCFLKLVKNQPITRTSYDKDVRHLEFEPLSSTIEYEVGDVLEILPSQSPEAIDAFMTRCNLNPESYIIVKSRNKEDSLEDGVGASKDPIKLKTFVELTMDIASASPRRYFFEVMSFFASAEHEKERLEYFASPEGRDDLYQYNQKERRTVLEVLEDFPSVDMPFEWLVQLTPPLKTRAFSISSSPHVHPNQVHLTVSIVSWTTPFKRKRIGLCSNWLASLHLHQRVCIPAWFHKGSLPAPHPSLPLILIGPGTGCAPFRGFVEERALNASNSGPILFFFGCRNEDNDFLYKDFWVSHSQNGGVLSEEKGGGFYVAFSRDQPQKVYVQHKMREQSGKVWELLSKGAAVYVAGSSSNMPADVLAAFEEIVERESGVEREAAVRWLRMLERGGKYHVEAWA, from the exons ATGGAGAAATCTCGATCACTGTTGATTCTATACGCCACTGAGACGGGCAACGCGTTAGATGCTGCCGAACGATTAGGCCGTGAAGCTGAAAAAAGAGGCTGCCCTATTCGTATATTATCCCTTGACGAATTTGACCCC AGCTCCTTACCTTGTGAAGAATATGTAATTTTTGTGGTGTCCACAACTGGACAAGGGGACACCCCCAATTCCATGAAG GCGTTTTGGACATTCCTTTTGCAAAGAAGTTTAAACAGGCAGTGGCTCGAAAAAACAAACTACACAGTATTTGGattgggagactctggttatcaGAAATATAAT TTTGTTGCAAAGAAGCTTGACAAAAGACTTGCAGATCTCGGGGGAACTACAATTCTTGAAAGAGGTTTGGGAGATGATCAACATCCTTCAGG ATATGAAGGGTCCTTAGATCCATGGATGTCATCTTTATGGGCcatgttatataataaaaatccAAAATTCTTCCCAAAAGGTTTAAATATTTCTGTGTCTGATATGAAGATGCTTGGTCAACCAAAAGTGGAAATCACATATCTTGACTCAAATGCAGTGCATTCACAACCTTCAGCACAAATTG ATTTGAAGTTACTTGAGAAGGATATAGTGAGGTGTCGGTCAATGTTGTCTGCAAAAAAGTCAAACGACAAGAGTAAACCTGATTGCTTCTTGAAACTG GTTAAAAATCAACCAATTACTAGAACAAGTTATGACAAAGATGTACGCCATTTGGAATTTGAGCCACTTTCATCT ACTATCGAGTATGAAGTTGGTGATGTTCTTGAGATTCTTCCTTCACAAAGCCCTGAAGCAATCGATGCATTCATGACTCGCTGTAATTTAAACCCTGAATCCTATATCATT gttaagtctagaaataaagaagactctcttgaagatggtgttggTGCCTCAAAAGATCCCATAAAACTAAAAACATTTGTCGAGTTGACTATGGATATTGCATCAGCTTCACCCAGACGTTACTTTTTTGAG GTCATGAGTTTTTTTGCGAGTGCTGAACATGAAAAAGAGAGGCTTGAATATTTCGCCTCACCAGAAGGAAGAGATGATCTCTACCAATACAATCAGAAAGAACGAAGGACTGTTTTAGAG GTACTCGAGGATTTCCCATCTGTGGATATGCCATTTGAGTGGTTGGTGCAGCTGACTCCTCCATTGAAAACACGAGCcttttcaatttcttcttctcctcatGTTCACCCGAATCAAGTACACCTCACAGTCAGCATAGTTTCATGGACAACTCCTTTTAAGAGGAAACGCATCGGTTTATGCTCCAACTGGCTAGCTTCCCTTCATCTTCATCAAA GAGTCTGCATACCAGCATGGTTTCACAAAGGCTCACTCCCCGCCCCACACCCCTCACTCCCCCTCATCCTTATTGGGCCCGGAACCGGTTGTGCACCTTTTCGCGGGTTCGTGGAGGAGCGGGCCTTAAACGCAAGTAATTCTGGACCGATTCTTTTCTTTTTTGGATGTCGAAACGAGGATAATGACTTCTTATATAAAGATTTTTGGGTTTCCCATTCGCAAAATGGAGGGGTACTTTCGGAAGAAAAAGGCGGAGGGTTTTATGTTGCTTTTTCAAGAGACCAACCGCAAAAAGTGTATGTACAACATAAGATGCGTGAACAAAGTGGGAAAGTGTGGGAGCTTTTGAGTAAAGGGGCGGCGGTTTATGTTGCGGGGTCTTCGAGTAATATGCCGGCGGATGTTTTGGCGGCTTTTGAGGAGATTGTGGAGAGAGAAAGTGGGGTGGAGAGAGAAGCGGCGGTTAGGTGGTTGAGGATGTTGGAGAGAGGTGGAAAGTACCATGTTGAAGCATGGGCTTAG